The Allochromatium tepidum genome has a window encoding:
- a CDS encoding type II toxin-antitoxin system HicA family toxin encodes MNSTHRKTLEAIFATPVNGNLPWRKIEALLLALGADKHEGSGSAVTFFLNGQRADFHRPHPQKEALKYRVKAVRELLEHAGFKP; translated from the coding sequence ATGAACAGCACGCACCGGAAAACCCTGGAGGCGATCTTCGCCACCCCCGTCAACGGCAACCTGCCCTGGCGCAAGATCGAAGCCTTGTTGTTAGCGCTCGGTGCGGACAAACACGAAGGCTCCGGCTCTGCCGTGACCTTTTTCCTCAACGGTCAACGCGCCGACTTTCACCGCCCGCATCCTCAGAAAGAAGCCCTGAAATACCGCGTGAAAGCGGTACGCGAATTACTCGAACACGCCGGGTTCAAACCATGA
- a CDS encoding type II toxin-antitoxin system HicB family antitoxin — MNAMTYRGYAARIEYDADDRIFVGRLAGIKDIAVFHGTTVDELETAFHETVDHYLEVSARTGRPAQKPYSGRVLLRLDPETHAAMAVAAELSGVSLNQWAVSALKEAVQH; from the coding sequence ATGAACGCTATGACCTATCGCGGGTATGCCGCACGCATCGAATACGACGCCGATGATCGGATCTTTGTTGGGCGACTGGCGGGAATCAAGGACATCGCCGTGTTCCACGGAACCACCGTCGATGAGTTGGAAACGGCCTTCCATGAAACCGTCGATCATTATTTGGAGGTCAGCGCCCGCACCGGACGCCCTGCACAAAAACCCTACTCGGGTCGCGTGCTGCTACGCCTCGATCCGGAAACCCATGCCGCGATGGCGGTGGCCGCCGAGCTGTCCGGAGTCAGTCTCAACCAGTGGGCGGTCAGCGCGCTGAAGGAGGCGGTACAGCATTAA
- a CDS encoding IS1595 family transposase, giving the protein MPQNTIQFQKGLSLPEFLQNYGTEDQCKQALEQWRWPQGFVCPSCGHAGEPVRLRTRALLQCRHCHHQTSLIAGTIFEATKLPLTTWFSAMFLLTQQKNGISALELKRHLGVSYLTAWRVKHKLLQVMKERDDQTPLSGVIEVDDAYWGGEHHGGKRGRGSPNKVPFIAALSCDEDNHPIGLRLGKVAGFRKTEVERFAKRHFDPSALIRTDGLSCFSAIAAAGFEHQPIVTGGGHPSMEIPEFQWLNTVLGNVKNSLQGSYHHLSGKHLPRHLAEFCYRFNRRFDLAAMLPRLGKAAVRTPPMPHRLLKLAELC; this is encoded by the coding sequence ATGCCTCAGAACACGATTCAGTTTCAGAAAGGCTTGAGTTTGCCGGAGTTTCTCCAGAACTACGGAACCGAGGACCAGTGCAAACAGGCCCTTGAACAGTGGCGTTGGCCGCAAGGCTTCGTCTGCCCGAGCTGCGGACACGCGGGTGAGCCGGTGCGCTTGCGCACGCGGGCGCTGTTGCAGTGTCGCCACTGTCATCATCAAACCTCACTGATCGCCGGAACGATCTTTGAGGCGACCAAGTTGCCGCTGACGACCTGGTTTTCGGCGATGTTTCTGCTGACACAGCAGAAAAACGGGATCTCGGCCCTGGAGCTCAAACGGCATCTGGGCGTGTCCTATTTGACGGCGTGGCGGGTTAAGCACAAATTGTTGCAAGTCATGAAAGAGCGCGACGATCAAACGCCGCTCAGCGGCGTCATCGAGGTCGACGACGCCTACTGGGGCGGCGAGCACCACGGGGGCAAGCGCGGGCGCGGCTCACCGAACAAGGTTCCATTCATCGCCGCGCTCTCGTGCGACGAGGACAACCACCCCATCGGCCTGCGCTTGGGTAAAGTCGCCGGCTTCCGCAAAACCGAGGTCGAACGCTTCGCCAAGCGCCACTTTGACCCCAGCGCCCTCATCCGCACGGATGGATTGTCCTGCTTCAGCGCCATCGCCGCGGCCGGATTCGAGCACCAGCCGATCGTCACCGGCGGCGGCCACCCCAGCATGGAGATTCCTGAGTTCCAGTGGCTCAATACCGTGCTGGGCAACGTCAAAAACAGCCTGCAAGGCTCCTACCATCATCTCAGCGGCAAGCATCTGCCGCGCCACCTCGCCGAGTTCTGCTATCGCTTCAATCGCCGCTTCGACCTCGCCGCCATGCTGCCGCGCTTGGGCAAAGCCGCGGTGCGTACACCCCCAATGCCGCATCGCCTCCTCAAACTAGCTGAGCTATGTTAA
- a CDS encoding DegQ family serine endoprotease, with the protein MSSPRIRYRWWLWPLLLCLTATSWAALPPSVDGRPLPTLAPMLERVLPAVVNISTVTRIETAEHPLLRDPFFRHFFDIPSQRRQRENSSLGSGIIVDAKRGLVLSNHHVIAKADAIRVTLHDGRTLEATLIGSDPETDVAVLRIPNQDLSALPFADSDQLRVGDFVVAIGNPFGLRQTVTSGIVSGLGRTGLGIEGYENFIQTDASINPGNSGGPLVNLNGEMVGMNTAILAPGGGNIGIGFAIPTNMARAILEQLVEFGAVRRGLFGVSVQDLTDELAGALGLSSLEGALITTVERGSAADEAGLRAGDVILRLNDRPVRGSSDLRNQFGVMRVGESVKLDVLRDGKPLRLSGRVADPYRHYIPGERLSPMLSGALFGELDTNSGIPAIPVGTVDPESPAWLAGLREGDRLVQVNGQRIGDPRDIAKILRASKGLYSLRIQRGDDLILLSRR; encoded by the coding sequence ATGTCTTCCCCGCGTATCCGGTACCGTTGGTGGTTGTGGCCTCTGCTCCTGTGCTTGACGGCCACGTCATGGGCGGCGCTGCCGCCAAGCGTCGACGGGCGGCCGCTGCCCACGCTCGCGCCCATGCTGGAGCGCGTGTTGCCCGCCGTGGTCAACATCTCGACCGTCACCCGCATCGAGACGGCCGAGCATCCGTTGCTGCGCGATCCCTTCTTCCGCCATTTCTTCGACATCCCCAGCCAACGCCGGCAACGCGAGAACAGCAGTCTGGGTTCGGGCATCATCGTCGACGCCAAGCGCGGCCTGGTGCTCTCCAATCATCACGTCATCGCCAAGGCCGACGCGATCCGGGTGACGCTACACGACGGGCGCACCCTGGAGGCGACCCTGATCGGCAGCGATCCCGAGACCGATGTCGCCGTGCTGCGCATCCCGAACCAGGATCTGAGCGCCCTGCCCTTCGCCGACTCCGACCAACTGCGTGTCGGGGACTTCGTGGTCGCCATCGGCAATCCGTTCGGACTGCGCCAGACCGTGACCTCGGGCATCGTCAGCGGTCTGGGGCGCACGGGTCTGGGCATCGAGGGTTATGAGAACTTCATCCAGACCGATGCCTCGATCAACCCCGGCAACTCGGGCGGCCCGCTGGTGAACCTGAACGGTGAGATGGTCGGCATGAACACCGCGATCCTCGCCCCCGGCGGCGGCAACATCGGCATCGGCTTCGCGATCCCGACCAACATGGCGCGCGCCATCCTGGAACAACTCGTCGAGTTCGGCGCGGTGCGGCGTGGTCTGTTCGGGGTCTCAGTGCAGGATCTGACCGACGAGCTGGCCGGGGCACTGGGCCTGAGCAGTCTCGAAGGTGCGCTGATCACCACGGTGGAGCGCGGCTCGGCAGCCGACGAAGCCGGTCTGCGCGCGGGCGATGTCATCCTCAGGCTCAACGACAGGCCTGTGCGCGGTTCGTCGGATCTGCGCAATCAGTTCGGAGTGATGCGGGTCGGAGAGTCGGTCAAGCTCGACGTCCTGCGCGACGGCAAGCCGCTTCGCCTGAGCGGGCGCGTCGCCGACCCCTACCGCCATTACATTCCGGGTGAGCGTCTGTCGCCCATGCTGTCCGGCGCGCTGTTCGGCGAACTGGACACGAACTCGGGCATCCCGGCCATCCCCGTGGGAACCGTCGATCCGGAGAGTCCGGCCTGGCTCGCCGGGTTGCGCGAGGGGGATCGTCTGGTCCAGGTCAATGGCCAGCGTATCGGTGATCCGCGCGACATCGCCAAGATCCTGCGTGCCTCCAAGGGGCTCTATAGCCTGCGTATCCAGCGCGGCGACGATCTGATCCTGCTCTCGCGGCGCTGA
- the mobA gene encoding molybdenum cofactor guanylyltransferase MobA, with amino-acid sequence MTAPVRETLTGVVLAGGRARRLGGVDKGLLMVDGRPLIAWTLDALAPQVGSVLINANRHLERYAEFGYPVVADSLPDHQGPLAGFLAGMRAARTDWILTLPCDGPRPPLDLAARLSATLVEQEAELAVATDGRRLQSVHALLPLKLADDLERFLAQGGRRAEDWLRGHRLALADFSDRPEAFGNLNTPEELQRFAERVARAGADADEPLA; translated from the coding sequence ATGACTGCACCTGTACGTGAAACCCTGACCGGCGTCGTTCTGGCCGGCGGACGGGCGCGACGCCTGGGCGGCGTGGACAAGGGGCTGCTGATGGTCGACGGGCGGCCGCTGATCGCCTGGACGCTCGACGCCCTCGCGCCTCAGGTCGGCTCGGTGCTGATCAATGCCAATCGGCATCTGGAGCGCTATGCCGAATTCGGCTATCCGGTCGTCGCCGACTCGCTCCCGGATCATCAGGGACCGTTGGCCGGATTCCTGGCCGGGATGCGCGCCGCCCGCACCGACTGGATCCTCACCCTGCCTTGTGACGGGCCACGGCCGCCCTTGGATCTCGCCGCGCGGCTCAGCGCGACCCTGGTCGAGCAGGAAGCCGAACTGGCCGTGGCCACGGACGGGCGGCGCCTGCAGTCGGTCCATGCGCTGCTGCCGCTCAAGCTCGCCGACGACCTCGAACGCTTTCTGGCTCAGGGCGGACGTCGGGCCGAGGACTGGCTGCGAGGCCATCGGCTCGCCCTGGCCGATTTCAGCGACCGGCCCGAGGCGTTCGGTAATCTCAACACACCCGAGGAACTCCAGCGGTTCGCCGAGCGGGTTGCTCGGGCCGGTGCGGATGCGGACGAGCCGCTAGCCTGA
- a CDS encoding thioredoxin domain-containing protein yields the protein MSSSIHARDTQRANRLASATSPYLRQHAHNPVDWWPWCPEALAPAGELDRPILLSIGYSACHWCHVMAHESFEDQATAELMNRLFVNIKVDREERPDLDKVYQTAHQLLSRRGGGWPLTVFLTPDDHTPFFTGTYFPREPRHGLPSFAQLLVGVERAWREQGAAIREQNRSLLEALAGLEPQGGAELPEADLLEAAFHQLALSFDTEHGGFGRAPKFPHATDLELLLRRQARLAANGGDPDPRPLHMVGFTLERMIRGGLTDQLGGGFCRYSVDDEWMIPHFEKMLYDNGPLLALCCDVHAATAESVFRDAALATADWVIREMQSPEGGYYSTLDADSEGHEGAFYVWDRDEVRARLSAAEYPLFAAVYGLDRPPNFEGRRHLHGYRTPAQAAESLGLDLPQAEALLAGARATLFSAREHRVHPGRDEKILTSWNALMIKGMARAARVLERPDYLESAEQALAFIRATLWRDGRLLATYKDGVAHLNAYLDDYADLIDALLELLQVRWSSEDLTFAVELAEVLLDEFHDAEQGGFWFTGRSHESLIHRTKPLGDDSMPAGNGVAALALQRLGHLIGEVRYLEAAEGTLRLAAESMRRMPHAHAGLLMALDDWLEPPEMLVIRAADDRLETWQRLAQQGYRPHRLVFAIPSELTELPGTLAAMRSGERPLIYRCRGTHCKPPVTSPAEL from the coding sequence ATGTCGTCATCGATCCACGCCCGCGACACCCAGCGTGCCAACCGACTGGCGTCCGCCACCAGTCCCTATCTCCGGCAGCACGCCCACAATCCGGTCGACTGGTGGCCCTGGTGCCCGGAGGCGCTGGCGCCGGCGGGCGAACTGGACCGGCCGATCCTGCTCTCGATCGGCTATTCGGCCTGTCACTGGTGCCATGTGATGGCGCACGAGTCCTTCGAGGATCAAGCGACCGCCGAGCTGATGAACCGGCTGTTCGTCAACATCAAGGTCGATCGCGAGGAGCGGCCGGATCTCGACAAGGTCTATCAGACCGCGCATCAGCTTCTGAGCCGGCGTGGCGGCGGCTGGCCGCTGACGGTCTTTCTCACCCCGGACGATCACACGCCCTTCTTCACCGGTACCTATTTTCCACGCGAGCCGCGTCATGGTCTGCCGTCGTTCGCGCAACTGCTGGTCGGGGTCGAGCGCGCCTGGCGCGAACAGGGTGCGGCGATCCGCGAGCAGAACCGGAGTCTGCTGGAGGCGCTGGCCGGCCTCGAACCCCAAGGCGGGGCGGAGCTGCCCGAGGCCGATCTGCTGGAGGCGGCCTTCCATCAGTTGGCGCTGAGTTTCGACACCGAGCACGGCGGATTCGGACGCGCGCCCAAGTTTCCGCACGCGACCGATCTCGAACTGCTGCTCAGGCGTCAGGCACGGCTCGCGGCGAACGGCGGCGATCCCGATCCGCGTCCGCTCCACATGGTCGGCTTCACGCTGGAACGCATGATCCGGGGCGGTCTGACCGATCAGCTCGGCGGCGGCTTCTGTCGCTACTCGGTCGACGACGAATGGATGATCCCGCACTTCGAGAAGATGCTCTATGACAACGGGCCGCTGCTGGCGCTCTGTTGTGATGTCCATGCCGCCACGGCTGAGTCCGTCTTTCGCGATGCCGCCCTGGCCACAGCCGACTGGGTCATACGCGAGATGCAGTCGCCCGAAGGCGGCTATTACTCGACCCTGGACGCCGACAGCGAGGGCCATGAGGGCGCCTTCTATGTCTGGGATCGGGATGAGGTGCGCGCGCGGTTGAGTGCCGCCGAGTATCCGCTGTTCGCGGCGGTCTATGGCCTGGATCGTCCGCCCAACTTCGAGGGCCGCCGGCATCTGCACGGCTATCGCACGCCGGCGCAGGCCGCCGAGTCGCTGGGCCTGGATCTGCCGCAAGCCGAGGCGCTGCTTGCCGGCGCCCGCGCCACCCTTTTCAGCGCCCGTGAGCATCGGGTCCATCCCGGACGCGACGAGAAGATCCTGACGTCCTGGAATGCGCTCATGATCAAGGGTATGGCGCGTGCGGCGCGCGTGCTGGAGCGGCCCGACTATCTGGAATCGGCCGAACAGGCACTCGCCTTCATCCGTGCGACGCTGTGGCGCGATGGCCGACTGCTGGCGACCTACAAGGACGGCGTGGCCCATCTCAACGCCTATCTGGACGACTATGCCGACCTGATCGATGCGCTGCTGGAGTTGCTCCAGGTGCGCTGGTCGAGTGAGGATCTCACCTTCGCCGTCGAGCTGGCCGAGGTGCTGCTCGACGAGTTCCACGACGCCGAGCAGGGCGGCTTCTGGTTCACTGGGCGTTCGCATGAGTCGCTGATCCATCGCACCAAGCCGCTCGGCGACGATTCGATGCCGGCCGGCAACGGCGTGGCGGCGCTCGCCCTGCAACGGCTCGGGCATCTGATCGGCGAGGTGCGCTATCTGGAGGCGGCTGAAGGGACACTGCGGCTCGCCGCCGAGTCCATGCGCCGGATGCCGCACGCCCATGCCGGCCTGCTCATGGCGCTCGACGACTGGCTCGAACCGCCCGAAATGCTCGTCATCCGCGCCGCAGACGATCGGCTGGAGACCTGGCAGCGGTTGGCTCAGCAGGGTTATCGGCCGCATCGGCTCGTCTTCGCCATCCCGTCCGAACTCACCGAACTACCCGGTACCCTGGCCGCGATGCGTAGCGGCGAGCGGCCGCTGATCTATCGCTGTCGCGGCACCCATTGCAAGCCGCCGGTCACGTCGCCGGCGGAACTGTAA
- a CDS encoding ABC transporter permease encodes MNAWRPTWRLLRQDWRSGELYLLSAALVLTVAAITAVGFFTDRVEATLERQGSELIAADLALESSQPLDVRFSAEAEARGLRTARTLEFRSVVMGERPQLVLMKAVDPDYPLRGRLRIGEALDAPDRPVDSGPPAGEVWVESRLLRLLDLRIGDSLGVGEARLRLGAILTDEPDQGRSFFNIAPRVLMNRTDLDATGLIGPASRVTHRLLIAGAATAVDAYRDWAGSRLAANVTLTDALEARPEFGSAVERASRFLHLATLVTLLVAGAAIALASQRLVERQTDAVAVMRCLGAPRRLLMRVLIGRLVLFGLAASLVGCLLGWLGQAGLLAALADWLGTDLPPASPAPILVGLATGLITLLGFAVPPLIQLARVPPLRAIRRDLGTPRVSAALALGAAGLALALLILWQANDLELGLKLLGGVLATLPALVGTVLLLVRLAGRLAGRARGVRRLGLAALTRRPGAAVLQIAGFGIGILALLLLAVVRVDLLESWRETVPEGAPNYFLINIQPHEVEPLRDFLNDSGITIPEIHPMISGRLTRIGERAVEPSDYDNPRAERLASREFNLSYATEPQPDNRIVAGRWWSEGAEAAPQFSVERGIAETLGIALGDTLTFRVSGHEVSGPVTSLREVRWDSFNVNFFVVASPALLRNEAATFITSFHLPAEREAVIAELARRFPSVTTLDVEAILGQVRQVIDRGVLAVEYVFLFTLGAGLLVMYAGIQASLEQRRAEHGVLRTLGAGRRTLLTSLAVEFTAAGLLAGLLASVFAEATGWLLAEQIFDLEFGFNPGLWAVGVLGSGLAIGLAGTLATYPLLIHPPLRALRGGNT; translated from the coding sequence ATGAACGCCTGGCGTCCGACATGGCGGCTGTTGCGCCAGGACTGGCGCAGCGGCGAACTCTATCTGCTGTCGGCGGCGCTGGTGCTGACGGTCGCGGCCATCACGGCCGTCGGTTTCTTCACCGACCGGGTCGAGGCGACCCTGGAACGCCAGGGCAGCGAGCTGATCGCCGCCGATCTGGCGCTCGAATCCTCCCAGCCGCTCGACGTTCGTTTCAGCGCGGAGGCCGAGGCGCGTGGACTCAGGACCGCGCGCACGCTGGAATTCCGTAGCGTCGTCATGGGCGAGCGACCGCAACTGGTGTTGATGAAGGCGGTCGACCCGGACTATCCGTTGCGCGGCCGGTTGCGTATCGGCGAAGCCCTGGACGCCCCTGATCGCCCCGTCGACTCGGGTCCGCCCGCCGGTGAGGTCTGGGTCGAATCCAGGCTCCTGCGGCTCCTGGACCTCCGGATCGGCGACAGTCTGGGCGTGGGCGAGGCGCGTCTGCGCCTCGGCGCCATCCTGACCGACGAGCCGGATCAGGGGCGCAGTTTCTTCAACATCGCCCCGCGCGTGCTGATGAACCGCACCGACCTGGACGCGACCGGACTGATCGGGCCGGCGAGCCGTGTCACCCACCGGCTGCTGATCGCGGGTGCGGCGACGGCGGTCGATGCCTATCGCGACTGGGCCGGCAGTCGGCTCGCGGCCAATGTCACCCTGACCGATGCGCTGGAGGCGCGGCCCGAATTCGGCTCGGCGGTGGAGCGTGCCTCGCGTTTCCTGCATCTGGCGACCCTGGTCACGCTGCTGGTGGCGGGTGCGGCGATCGCGCTCGCCAGTCAGCGTCTGGTCGAGCGCCAGACCGATGCCGTGGCCGTGATGCGCTGTCTGGGTGCACCGCGCCGGCTGCTGATGCGGGTGCTGATCGGGCGGCTGGTGCTGTTCGGGCTGGCGGCCAGTCTGGTCGGCTGTCTGCTCGGCTGGCTGGGACAGGCCGGACTGCTGGCGGCGCTGGCCGACTGGCTCGGGACGGATCTGCCGCCGGCCTCGCCCGCGCCCATCCTGGTCGGGCTGGCGACCGGGCTGATCACGCTGCTCGGCTTTGCCGTGCCGCCGCTGATCCAGCTGGCGCGGGTACCGCCGTTGCGCGCGATCCGGCGCGATCTGGGCACGCCGCGCGTCTCGGCGGCGCTCGCTCTGGGTGCGGCCGGACTGGCGCTGGCGCTGCTGATCCTGTGGCAGGCCAATGATCTCGAACTCGGGCTGAAGCTCCTGGGCGGTGTGCTGGCGACCCTGCCGGCCCTGGTCGGAACCGTGTTGCTGCTGGTGCGTCTGGCCGGGCGGCTCGCCGGACGCGCGCGCGGGGTCCGGCGGCTCGGGCTGGCGGCCCTGACCCGGCGTCCGGGCGCGGCCGTGCTCCAGATCGCCGGGTTCGGCATCGGAATCCTGGCGCTGCTGCTGCTCGCCGTGGTGCGGGTGGATCTGCTCGAATCCTGGCGCGAGACCGTGCCCGAGGGCGCGCCCAACTACTTCCTCATCAACATCCAGCCGCACGAGGTCGAGCCGCTACGGGACTTCCTGAACGATTCGGGCATCACGATACCTGAGATCCATCCCATGATCAGCGGTCGGCTGACCCGGATCGGCGAGCGCGCGGTCGAACCGTCCGACTACGACAACCCGCGCGCCGAACGGCTGGCGAGCCGCGAGTTCAATCTCAGCTACGCCACCGAGCCGCAGCCGGACAACCGGATCGTCGCCGGGCGCTGGTGGAGTGAGGGCGCCGAGGCCGCACCTCAGTTCTCGGTCGAGCGCGGTATCGCCGAGACGCTCGGGATCGCGCTGGGCGATACCCTGACCTTCCGGGTCTCGGGGCACGAAGTCAGCGGTCCCGTCACCAGTCTGCGCGAGGTGCGCTGGGACAGCTTCAACGTCAACTTCTTCGTCGTCGCCTCCCCCGCCCTGCTCCGGAACGAAGCGGCGACCTTCATCACCAGCTTCCATCTGCCGGCCGAGCGCGAGGCGGTGATCGCGGAACTGGCGCGGCGCTTTCCGAGCGTCACCACGCTCGATGTCGAGGCCATCCTGGGGCAGGTGCGTCAGGTCATCGACCGGGGCGTGCTGGCGGTCGAGTACGTCTTTCTCTTCACGCTGGGGGCGGGACTACTGGTCATGTACGCGGGTATCCAGGCGAGTCTGGAACAGCGTCGTGCCGAGCATGGCGTCCTGCGCACCCTGGGCGCCGGGCGACGCACGCTCCTGACCAGTCTCGCGGTCGAGTTCACGGCGGCGGGGTTGCTGGCCGGACTGCTGGCGTCGGTCTTCGCCGAGGCGACCGGCTGGTTGCTGGCCGAGCAGATCTTCGATCTGGAGTTCGGGTTCAATCCCGGACTCTGGGCCGTCGGTGTCCTGGGCTCGGGTCTGGCGATCGGGCTGGCGGGGACGCTGGCGACCTATCCGCTGCTGATCCATCCGCCGTTGCGGGCATTGAGGGGCGGGAATACCTGA